A region from the Triticum aestivum cultivar Chinese Spring chromosome 3D, IWGSC CS RefSeq v2.1, whole genome shotgun sequence genome encodes:
- the LOC123078811 gene encoding protein PLASTID MOVEMENT IMPAIRED 1-RELATED 1, with product MSSRRPPADRAAEAGDAALARDIVTLHKALSLDPSRRRRSLPLPAAPSPSAADQARNKPKLKPSSSSRKLLPSASYYSSVSTSSSSSFWKKSLTAISHLGRRRLDCAFTLQVHSVDGLPTALDGSPVSVHFRRMSACASTRPVAPALGAVAFEEPLTQRSPVYFSRGAKNAVKYEPRAFVVTVAASALELGKHEVDLTRLLPLSIDDLEEGGDSGFGKWSTSFRLSGVARGARLNVTFSCVLVGGGGEQHKGGEVAGLRRGSMARQVSVQSPSPVPARSRDVRVLHEVLPSTRPVKALPFVGDAGLDATKGETATVECEEDGSPQSKHCTSVEVRKGEGDLVHPEGDCHGSEFNVVEQGVEVTLEDPDQFKHVETANVNDQDEGFSGEANEEGIAKPALLIDDLSKEDTVEVKLEEELSDVALEMDDVGDKQDASVQAALLPTDAFEKDGELAADTELEVLEGIFNKFSIVEPEEFDSPIIEDKHSRRLSCIGVEDGCNSTSRKSRSRSMDASSDFVANEFLDMLGIAHSPFGVTSDSDPESPRERLWKQFEKEALESGDCILGLNFEDGVEEPSCEDVAEDFDLSTIIREAELELQNVVPPIDTTFRAKSLEDEETEALMRQFGLNEKSFQSSPPGSRSGFGSPIALPPEQPLELPPLADGLGPFIQTEDGGFLRSMNPVLFKNAKNNCSLVMQASSPIVLPAEMGSGIMEILHGLASVGIEKLSMQANKLMPLEDVNGKMMQQLAWEASPALESSGRYDLLENHSLDALAAGASNAASGKKKKARGADLSSSLGAISASEYVSLEDLAPLAMEKIEALSIEGLRIQSGMSEEEAPSNISAHPIGEISSLQGKSAENTLSLGLEGTAGLQLLDVKQTGGDVDGLMGLSITLDEWMRLDSGVVDEEEQFSDRTSKILAAHHAKSMDLLGEGQTADKKSRRSGRRWGLLGNNFTVALMVQLRDPLRNYEPVGTPMLSLIQVERVFIPPKPKIYSTLSEKGNSEQDYEEEPNPEQVLDKASVDEEKIGQDSVPQFKVTEVHLAGFKSEPEKTKPWGNQTQQQSGSRWLLGAGMGKGSKHPLIKSKATAKATKDAAGQQGDTLWSISSRVHGAGTRWGELTGSKRNPNILLQKDKRFR from the exons ATGTCGTCGCGCCGGCCGCCGGCGGACCGCGCGGCCGAGGCGGGGGACGCGGCCCTCGCGCGCGACATCGTCACGCTGCACAAGGCCCTCTCCCTCgacccctcgcgccgccgccgctccctcccGCTCCCCGCTGCCCCATCTCCATCTGCCGCCGACCAGGCCCGCAACAAGCCCAAGCTcaagccctcctcctcctcccgcaagcTCCTGCCCTCCGCCTCCTACTACTCCTcggtctccacctcctcctcctcctccttctggaAGAAGTCGTTGACGGCCATCTCGCACCTGGGCAGGCGCCGCCTCGACTGCGCCTTCACCCTGCAGGTGCACTCCGTCGACGGCCTCCCCACCGCGCTCGACGGCTCCCCGGTCTCCGTCCACTTCCGCCGGATGTCCGCCTGCGCCTCCACCCGCCCCGTCGCGCCGGCCCTCGGCGCCGTCGCCTTCGAGGAGCCGCTCACGCAGCGCTCGCCCGTCTACTTCTCCCGCGGGGCCAAGAACGCGGTCAAGTACGAGCCACGGGCCTTCGTCGTCACCGTCGCCGCCTCGGCGCTCGAGCTCGGCAAACACGAGGTCGACCTCACCCGTTTGCTGCCGCTCTCCATTGACGACCTCGAGGAGGGCGGCGACTCCGGATTTGGGAAGTGGAGCACCAGCTTCCGGCTGTCTGGCGTTGCCCGCGGCGCGCGGCTCAATGTCACCTTCTCCTGCGTGCTCGTGGGCGGAGGTGGGGAGCAGCACAAAGGAGGGGAAGTGGCGGGGCTGAGACGGGGCTCCATGGCGCGGCAGGTGTCAGTGCAGTCCCCATCACCAGTGCCGGCACGGAGCCGGGACGTGAGGGTGCTGCACGAGGTTTTGCCAAGCACGAGGCCTGTAAAGGCCTTGCCCTTTGTTGGTGATGCCGGTCTTGATGCGACCAAGGGTGAGACGGCAACAGTAGAATGCGAGGAGGATGGTTCACCGCAGTCAAAGCATTGCACCTCAGTAGAGgtgaggaagggggagggggactTGGTGCACCCAGAGGGTGATTGCCATGGCTCAGAGTTCAATGTGGTTGAGCAGGGAGTTGAGGTCACCCTCGAGGATCCAGACCAATTCAAACATGTCGAGACTGCCAATGTGAATGATCAAGATGAGGGTTTTAGTGGTGAAGCTAATGAAGAGGGAATAGCCAAGCCTGCATTACTAATTGATGATCTTTCTAAAGAGGATACCGTTGAAGTGAAGCTCGAAGAGGAGCTCAGTGATGTTGCTCTTGAAATGGACGATGTAGGAGACAAGCAGGATGCATCGGTCCAAGCGGCCTTGCTTCCTACAGACGCATTTGAAAAAGATGGTGAGTTGGCTGCAGATACAGAACTAGAGGTCTTGGAGGGTATATTCAACAAATTCTCAATTGTTGAACCAGAGGAATTTGACTCACCAATTATAGAGGATAAGCATTCTAGGCGATTGAGCTGCATTGGTGTGGAAGATGGTTGCAATTCCACCAGTAGGAAGAGTAGATCACGCAGCATGGATGCTTCGTCTGATTTTGTTGCTAATGAGTTTTTGGATATGCTTGGGATAGCTCATAGCCCATTTGGGGTAACCTCAGATAGTGATCCAGAGTCACCAAGAGAGCGGCTTTGGAAGCAGTTTGAAAAGGAAGCTCTGGAATCTGGGGACTGTATTCTTGGTTTGAATTTCGAAGATGGAGTGGAAGAACCTAGTTGTGAAGATGTCGCAGAGGATTTCGATCTCTCCACAATCATACGCGAGGCTGAACTTGAGCTGCAGAATGTAGTTCCACCGATAGACACCACATTTAGAGCCAAGTCACTGGAAGACGAGGAAACTGAAGCTTTGATGCGTCAATTTGGGCTAAATGAGAAGTCCTTCCAGTCTTCTCCACCTGGGAGTAGAAGTGGGTTTGGTAGCCCCATTGCCCTCCCACCTGAGCAGCCCCTTGAGCTGCCACCTTTGGCTGATGGTTTGGGCCCATTTATTCAGACAGAGGATGGTGGATTTCTGCGGTCAATGAATCCAGTTCTTTTCAAGAATGCAAAGAACAATTGTAGCTTGGTCATGCAGGCTTCTTCTCCAATCGTACTTCCAGCAGAAATGGGCTCTGGAATTATGGAGATATTGCATGGTCTAGCTTCAGTTGGAATCGAAAAGCTCTCAATGCAAGCAAACAAACTTATGCCCTTAGAAGATGTCAATGGCAAAATGATGCAGCAGCTCGCCTGGGAGGCTTCTCCTGCTCTAGAGTCTTCAGGAAG ATATGACCTATTGGAGAATCATAGTTTGGATGCTTTGGCAGCAGGGGCCAGCAATGCTGCCTCGGGAAAGAAGAAGAAAGCGAGAGGTGCTGATCTGTCATCATCATTGGGTGCGATAAGTGCTTCAGAATATGTTTCACTTGAGGATCTTGCTCCATTAGCTATGGAAAAGATTGAAGCCCTTTCTATTGAGGGTCTGAGGATACAATCTGGCATGTCCGAAGAAGAGGCACCATCCAATATCAGTGCCCACCCTATTGGAGAAATTTCATCTCTGCAAGGAAAGTCCGCAGAGAATACTTTGTCACTTGGTTTGGAAGGAACTGCAGGATTGCAGCTTCTGGATGTTAAACAAActggtggtgatgttgatggatTAATGGGCTTATCGATCACTCTAGATGAGTGGATGAGGCTTGATTCTGGAGTGGTGGATGAAGAGGAACAGTTCAGTGACCGTACATCGAAAATACTTGCTGCCCACCATGCCAAATCAATGGACCTACTTGGTGAAGGCCAAACTGCAGACAAAAAGAGCAGGAGATCTGGTAGAAGATGGGGTTTGTTGGGGAACAACTTCACAGTTGCTCTCATGGTTCAATTGCGTGATCCGCTACGTAACTATGAGCCGGTTGGCACACCGATGCTTTCTTTGATTCAAGTGGAGAGGGTTTTTATTCCCCCAAAGCCCAAGATATACAGCACCCTTTCAGAGAAAGGTAACAGTGAGCAAGATTATGAGGAGGAGCCCAATCCTGAGCAGGTTCTGGATAAAGCATCGGTCGATGAAGAAAAGATAGGGCAAGACTCTGTTCCCCAATTTAAAGTCACAGAAGTACATCTGGCCGGTTTTAAGAGTGAGCCTGAGAAGACAAAGCCGTGGGGTAATCAAACACAACAGCAGTCTGGTTCAAGATGGCTGCTAGGAGCTGGCATGGGAAAGGGCAGCAAGCATCCTCTGATAAAATCGAAAGCCACCGCAAAGGCCACGAAAGACGCAGCTGGTCAGCAAGGAGACACCCTGTGGAGCATTTCTTCACGTGTTCATGGAGCAGGGACAAGATGGGGCGAGCTAACAGGATCTAAGCGGAACCCTAATATCCTCCTCCAGAAGGATAAGAGATTCCGGTGA